Genomic DNA from Fimbriimonas ginsengisoli Gsoil 348:
TACGAGAGTCGCCGGAAATCTTCAATACGAGAATGGGTGGGGAGTGGCAAGGATTAGCGTGACCCGTCTACCTTCTCGGCGAAGGGTTCCTGTTACGTGGTGGCAGGTCAACCCTGGAACGCTCCAGTCTTGGTCTCGCAGCTCCTGGTCCTTCACGGAGTCCGGAATTGCCGGAAGCTGGATACGGAGGGTTCTTGCCACCGTATCGTGTAGAACGGGTCGAACCAGGGTTTCTTGGAATTGAAAGGCGCCAACGCCCCCCGAGATCGGTACTAAGCGCAAGATGTATCGGTGATCGTCCACCCTTAAGACTCCGAATGGGGTGAAACCAAGTTTTGGCTCGGTGCCCATCGCCGAGTAGTCGATCACCAGCTCACCCGGAGATTCGTCGAACTGAGCCAACGACGACGCGATGTGGGCCTGCCCCTTATCGGCCAGATCCTGCTTCTGGGCGGTGAGCTCGGCCACTTTGGGTTCGCGGGCAATCCGGCTCCAAGCCTCTTCCAACTCCGCCGGGGTTGCCTTTAATGCGTCGCGCACCAAGCTGGAGAGGGTGACGTCACGATGAAGGATCTGAGGTTGCCATCCTGGGGCGATCCTGTCCAGCATGGCGGCGATTCCCATTCCGGAGAAGTACTGGCGAAAGCGGATCCCCGCCGAACCGTACGGGTCGCCGTTCACAATGTTATGGCCGTTCATAAACCCCCGCATCGATTTGATCATTCCGGCGCGGATCGGATCGAGATTGTCGTAGCCGGTAAACCCCTGGAGCAGCCACATGTCATGGCTCGGAGCACGTCCTTTCAAGGCTTGAAGCGTTCGGAGTTCGACGTACTTGGCCAATCCCTCCACGAACTCCGCCGAGTCTTCGTATTGCACCTGCGCGGGGGTCAGAGCCTTTCGCCGATGCTCACGGATCGACAGCCAGTCCAAAGCTGCCCGGCGATCCTTAACCGGATCGGCCGGTCGAGAAATGGCGTCGGCCAATGCATCGGCTTCCAGCGCTTCCCCGACATTGTTCTCAACGCTTAGCGACGGATAGCCGCCCAGCGCCAACTCCGAAGGGTGTTTGTCCGGCGCGGCCCGGAACTGGAAGACGTGAAACGCTTCGTGGGCGAACATGAGCGTTTGAGAGTAGGGGTTGGGGAACAAGCTGGATTCGATGGTCTTATCGGCCTCATCCGGCTTCGCCGCAACTTCCGAGGCGATCGACTCCACCCACTGCCGCCGAGTGGACAGAGTGTCCGCGACGACCAAGGTTTCGACGTCGCCCACCTTCATCGACGTATTCTGCCCGTCGGAATTCAAGAGAGTCTTGCCGTTCTTGATGTAGATCGGACCGATCGCCGAGCGGATCGGACCTCGATAACGATGGAATCCTTCCGGCGGATGAGGATGATTGATGAGCAGGTCCTGCCGCCCTGGGAAGTAGATCAGAACAGGCGTTTTTCGGGCGTTCCAACCGGGAAAGACCGGGTTCTTGTCGTTTCCGATCACGCGCCAGACTTCGTCGACTTGAGCGATCAGAAGCGGATCGACGAGAATATTGTCGGTCGACGAGAGGGCGACGGCAGCGGACAGGTAAGCAAGCATTTACGAATCGTAAAACGCGCATTTACGATTCGTAAGTTCCGGCATACTGAGAAATGATCGGAAATCGGGCTCCTTCCACGCTGGAATTGATCGTGTTGGGAGTGCTCCACAAAAAGGGGCCCTGCATCGCTCACGCAGTTTTGGTCGAGTTTTCAGGATCCTCGACTCATGCGTATCGCAGCGGAGCGGGCGCCATCTACCCGCTTCTCAAGAGGCTGACGGACGCTGGGCTTGTCCAAATGGAAGGACGGCTCTTTTCCTTGACCGAGACCGGGCTCACCGTATTACGTAACTGGGTAACGCCACCCTTTGCCGAAGCGGATTTCAGCACGAGCGTCGACTTGCTACGGGCAAGGATGTACTTTCTACGACTCCTGTCGCCCGTCGAAATAGCCGACTTCCTAACGGCCGCTGAGGAAGGACTGCGGCGATTGAGGCAGGAAGCGGAGGCGACTTTCGAGAACTATGTCCGGAGCGGAGACCGATACTCCCAATTGGCGATGCGAGGCGCTTTGCTGGAGACGGACGCCCGCCTTCAATGGATCGACGAAGTGCGACAAAGCCTGACGGTCGATAATCAGAACCTCGGTTCGGCCGGACATTGAAACGTCCGTGCCGGGAAACCTCCAAGGAACGATAATAAAACTCGCGCTCCCACAATCACTCTATTCACCATGGTCACCGCCGCCACGCCGATCCTTGCCTCCGCCGACATCCTGGCCACCCTCAAGTTCTATCAAGAGGTTCTTGGATTCGAGTCGTC
This window encodes:
- a CDS encoding helix-turn-helix transcriptional regulator produces the protein MIGNRAPSTLELIVLGVLHKKGPCIAHAVLVEFSGSSTHAYRSGAGAIYPLLKRLTDAGLVQMEGRLFSLTETGLTVLRNWVTPPFAEADFSTSVDLLRARMYFLRLLSPVEIADFLTAAEEGLRRLRQEAEATFENYVRSGDRYSQLAMRGALLETDARLQWIDEVRQSLTVDNQNLGSAGH